The sequence below is a genomic window from Nocardia fluminea.
CGCCGAACACGCTGTCGGGTTCGAACTCTTCACTTTCGGCGGCTGATCAGCGCTCCCGCCCGTGCGGTTCATGGTGTGGGGCAAGGAGTATCAGCGCCGTCCGGCAGCGACGCGTTCGACAACCGGCCGCCAGTCCTGAATCGGGGCGACTTCCAGGCCGGCCACCTTGCCCGCGTCATCAGCCCTGCGCAGCGCCAGGGCCGCGGCGCAGTCGGGGTCCGCGCGGAAGGCGGCGGCTTCGGCGGGTGTCATCGGCCCGCCCTGGGCGATGAGCGTGCGCCGGCTCGACGCCGACAGACCGGCGGCGTGGGTGGAATCCGTTGCCGCCAGAAAACGTTTCGCGGTCACGTGTAGCTCGATCAGGCGCGCTACGCGCGGACCGAGCAGGCCTCGCACCGCGTCGGCGCCGTGCCGGCCGTGACCGGCGTCGTCACCGGGGACGAGAACGTGGCCGATGTCGTGCAGCAGCCCGGCTACCTGGAGTTCTTCGTCATCGGGGAAGTCGCGGCGGAGCAACTGCGCGCACTGGCGATCGTGATCGAGGATGTCGACCGGGTCGCCGGTGCGGTCCGCGGTGTCCCAGGCGTCGGCGCACTGTTCCAGGAGCGCGAACAGGTCGTCGACGGTGTCGATACTGGCGTGTGGCATGTGTTCGCTCCTGCCGGTGTCGCGCGAACGGATCGGTCTCGCGCCGGTCACGGTAGCGCGGACATCGTGGTTCTTCTCGTCCGAGGTGGGCGGGGCCTGGTGGTATGGCAGGGTGGGCGAATGCGAATAGCTGTGGTGGCCGGGCCCGATCCAGGGCATGCGTTTCCCGCGATCGCGTTGTGTCTGCGATTGCTGGCCGCGGGCGACGAGCCCGTGTTGTTCACCGGGCCGAGATGGCTGGACCAGGCACGGTCGGCGGGGATCAGCGTGCGCAAGCTCAAAGGCCTCGCGCCGCGGCCCACCGACGACGACACCGACGCGGGCGCCCGCATCCACGAGCGCGCCGCCCACATCGCCACCGAGAACCTGCCCGAACTCAGTGCCATGCTGCCCGACCTGGTCGTCTCCGACGTCCTCACCGCGGGCGGCGGGATGGCGGCCGAGCGGCTGGGGCTGCCGTGGGTGGAGTTGTCGCCGCACCCGCTCTACCTGCCCTCGAAAGCCTTGCCCCCCATCGGTAGTGGCCTGGCGCCGGGGGAGGGTGTCCGTGGCCGGATGCGCGACGGCGTCCTGCGTACGATGACCGCGCGCGCGGTCCGCACCGGGCACCGTCAGCGTTCGGCGGCCCGCGAAACCATCGGCCTGCCCGCCGAGGACCCCGGTCCCGCCGCGCGCTTGGTCGCCACCTTGCCCGCGCTGGAGATGGACCGCCCGGACTGGCCCGACGACACCCATGTCGTGGGTCCGCTGCTGTGGGAACCGACCGACGCCGTGCTCCCGTTGCCCCCCGGCGCGGCCCCGCTGGTGATGGTGGCGCCCTCGACCGCGCACACCGGCGTCGCCGACATGGCCGACATCGTCCTGTCCGGCCTGGCCGGACTCGGTGTGCGGGTGGCCATCTCGACCTTGGACACCCCACCGGCCGACCTGCCCGAGTGGGCCACCGCCGGCCTCGGACGTCAGGACGAACTGCTCACCCACGCCGCGGTCGTCGTCGGCGGCGGCGGACACGGCCTGCTCGCCAAATCCCTGTCCGCGGGCGTGCCGGTGGTGACCGTCCCCGGCGGCGGTGACCAGTGGGAACTCGCCAATCGCGCGGTACGGCAAGGAAGTTCGGTGCTGGTGCGCCCGCTCACACCCGAGGCGGTCGGCGCCGCGGTACGGCAGGTACTCGACGACCCCGCCTTCGCCGCGGCGGCTCGCCACGCCGCCGCCGGCCTGGTGGAGGTCGAGGACCCGGTTCAGATCTGTCACGACGCCGCGAAGGGGTAGCGGGCCGCGGCGGCGTTGCTCGGGCCTGCCGCGCGGGGCCCCTCATGGGTCTGGGGCGAGGTGGGCAGAGCGCGGCCCTGTCGGCGGTCGCCGAGCGCGAGTATCTTGGGCAACGTGCGATTGACCGAATTCCAGGAGCTGATGCACACCGAGTTCGGCGTGGCGCGCGCCGACGCCATGCTGACCGATCACGTGATACCCCAGCTGGGGCGCACGGGGGCGGTGGCGATCGACAACGGCGTCGACCCACGCGACGTGTGGCGGGCGCTGTGTGCCGACTTCGACGTCCCCCCGAACCGGTGGTGACCAGGCCATGGCCGTGACAACGCAGAACTCGGACACGCGACCGTATCGGTTCGACGAGCGGCTGCGGATGATCCCGGTCGACGCCGAGACGCTCGCGGCCAGGGTCGCCGTCGCCGATCCCCACGACTTCCCCGGTCTGCGCAGGCTCGGCATCGCGCTGATGCTGCTCGGGCGCTACGACGAGGCCCTGGACCGGCTCGATCAGGCCCTCGAACTGGCCGACACCGAGCAGCGCCGGATCACGGTCTGGATCAACCTGGCCGATGTCTACCGGTACCAGGGCGAACCGGGACACGCCGAGATCCTCTACCGCCGGGCGCTGCACGCCAGCCGCGCGCTCGACCCCGAACTCGTCTCCTTCGCCGCTCACCACCTGGGCAAGTCGCTGGCCGAACAGCACCGCCCGCTGGAGGCGCGCGAGCTGCTCAACGAGGCCATGCGCCTGCGCGTGGCCGATGGCGATTCCGAACTCATCGAGTCCACCCGCGCGGCCATCGACCACCTCGACGAGCTGGCGCTACCGCTGCCGCCGGTGATCGAGGAGCTGCTCGGCCCGGTGCCCGAGTGGTCGGATGACCACGAGGGCTGCGACGGGAATCTGGTGCGGTCGGGGGAGTACTGGATCAAGCGCGGTCCGCGGGCGGTGGCCGAGCACGCCCGCTTGACCTGGTTGCGCGACAACGGGATCGCGGTGCCGGAGGTGGTCGCGTTCGCCGAGGACGTTCTCGTTCTCGCCGATGCCGGTGGTTCGCTCGCCGGACAGACCGATCCGGCCGAAGCCGGTGCGCAGATGGGCCGCGCCCTGCGGTCGTTGCACGATCTCCCGGTGCCGAACTGCCCCTTCACGGGTGGTCTGGACGACACCCTCGCCCGCGCCCGCCGCCATGTGGTCGAGGGCTTCGTCGACACCACCGACTTCGACGACGACCATCGTGGCCTCTCACCGGCCGCGATACTCGAGCGTCTGCGTGAGCGGCGCCCGGCCGTCGAGGATCTGGTCGTCACGCACGGCGACTTCACACCGGGCAATGTGCTCACCGGCGGCGTGCTCATCGATGTCGCGGCGCTGGGCCCCGGCGACCGCTATCGCGATCTGGCGCTGGCCGAGCGCGACCTGTCCGGGGACTTCGGCGCCACGGCCGTCGCGGCGTTCTACGCCGCCTACGGCCTGGCCGAGCCCGACCGCGCCAAGCTCGACTACTACCGGTTGCTCGACGAACTGTTCTGACCGTCGCGGTTCAGCTGGTCTTGGCGTAGTGGCGCGCGGCCTTGGTGCGATTGCCGCAGGTCGCCATCGAATGCCAGCGTCGGGTGCCGTTCTTGGATGTGTCGTAGAAGAACAACACGCAATCGGGATGTGCGCATTGACGGATCCGGTGCGGCGCCTGTGCGATCAGGTGCAGCAGGTTGTCGGCGGCGAGCCAGCCGGGTAGCCACGCCGGGTCGTCGACCTCGGGGATGTCGCGCGGGCCCTCGTCGGTCAGCTGACGCCGGATTCGCCCGTGGTCGAGGACCCTGTTCAGTGCGGTGTGGTCGGCGCGGGTGACGGCGTCGTGCACGGCCGCGCGCGCGGTGTGCAGCGCGGTGAGGGTGTGGTCGTCGGCGGGTACGCGATCAGCGAGTTCGAGGAGCTCCAGCCACCTGCGCAGCCCGTCGAGATCGGCGAGCAGATCTCCGGGTTCGGCGCCCGCCCATCGGGTGTTGAGCAGGTCGAGAGCAGGGGGTTCGCCGGTGTGCGGACGGGGATCGCGCATGCCCGAGGTTATCAACACGACCCTCCTAACTGTCTAAAAGTGTTTCAAGGGTTGACGGGGCGGCTGCCTCATTCTAATGTTCTAACTGTTCAACTACCGATAGACAGTTAAACATTCCGGGAGGAAACCATGACCACCGTCGCCGCACCCGTGCTCACCACCGGTCATATCGGACTCAACGTCGCCGACCTCGACCGTTCCGTCGACTTCTACCGCCGTGGCCTCGGCTTCGAACAGCTCGGTACCGGAGCCGACGGCGAGCAGCGCTGGGCCTTCCTCGGGCGGGACGGTGCGCTGATCCTCACCCTGTGGCAGCAGAGCAACGGCGAATTCTCCACCAGCACACCGGGCCTGCACCACCTGTCGTTCCAGGTCGACGATGTGGACACGGTGCGCGTCGTCGAGTCGGCGCTGCGCGCCCTCGATGCCGAGTTCTTCCACGACGGGGTCGTCGCCCACGGGGAGGGCGCGTCCTCCGGCGGCATCTTCTTCGCTGATCCCGACGGCATCCGGCTCGAGGTGTTCGCACCGCTGGGCGCCGACGCCGCTCCCGCACCGGCCGGACCAGCCCCGACCTGCGGATTCTTCTGACCCGCTGGCAATTCACGTCGTACACAGGGAGGGCGAGGATGTTTCACTCCGGAGAGCTGGCCGTGCAGCGGCGCATGGGCCAGGCCGACGTGGCCGCGCGCGTCGGCCGTTCGATCCGAACCGGGATTCCGGCGGTCGCCGCGTCCTTCCTGGCCGAGCAGTCGATGGTGGTGCTCGGCGCCGCCGATCCGGCGGGGCGACTGTGGGCGAGCCCGCTCACCGGTCCCGCCGGATTCGTGCACGCGCTTGATGAGGCGACCATCGACATCGACACGCTGCCGGGATCGGCTGATCCCCTCTCGGTGGCGCTGGCGGGTGACGTAGAAGTCGGGCTGATCGCCCTGCAGCCACAGCGGCGCCGGCGGATGCGTGTCAACGGCACGTCGGTGGTCCGCGAGGGTGGGATGCGGATCACCACCGAGCAGGTCTACGCGAACTGCCCGAAGTACATCTCGCGCAGGCAGATCCGGGAGTTCGTCACTGCCGGGGAGCCCGGCCCGGTGACGCGCGGTACGGCGCTGACTTCCGCGGCGGTCGCGATGGTGCGGGCCGCCGACACCTTCTTCGTCGCCACCGCCGACGGCGACGGGCATGCCGACGCCTCACATCGCGGCGGCAATCCCGGCTTCCTGCGGGTGCTTTCGCCGACGCGGCTGCGCTGGCCGGACTATCGCGGCAACTCGATGTTCATGACGCTGGGCAACCTCGCCGTGCAGCCGCGCTGTGGGCTGCTGGTCGCCGACTGGTCGACCGGTGCGCTGCTCCAGCTCACCGGCCGGGCCGAATTGGTATGGGACACTGCGGGTCTCACCGCCGGTTCGCAGTGTGCCGTCGACTTCACCGTCGAGGAGGCGGTCGAACGTCCCGGTGCTCTCGCGGTGCGCTGGGGGCCGCCCGAGCTCTCCCCGAACAACCCCTGATCACTGTCGAAAGGTCTTTCATGCGTCCACCACTGCCTCCCTTCGATCTCGACTCCGCGCGCGCCAAGGTGCTCGCGGCCGAAAATGCCTGGAACACCAGGGATCCCGAACGTGTCGCCGCCGCGTACACCGAGGACTCGGTCTGGCGCAACCGCGACGAGTTCTTCACCGGCCGGGCCGCGATCGTCGACTTCCTGACCCGCAAGTGGTCGGCCGAGAACGGCTACGCGCTGCGCAAGGATCTGTGGGCTTTCCACGACAACCGCATCGCCGTGCGCTTCCAGTACGAATGGCACGACGAATCGGGGCAGTGGTGGCGCAGCTACGGCAACGAGCAGTGGGAGTTCGCGCCGGACGGGCGGATGGCGCGGCGTGAGGCCAGCATCAACGACGTGCCCATCGAACAGTCGCAGCGGCGGATCTTCGGGCCACGCGCCGAGGGCGACGACTCGGTACTGCCGCGGCACTGACGACCGGTATCGCTCCCGGATTGCTGGTCGGAGCGGCTGCTTCGCGTGTTGCCGGGCGCGTCGCTTGACTCGAATGGGTGTTCGACTAACCTGGGCGCCAGAACTTGTCGGTGCCGGCCTCTACTGTGGGCGCCAACCAGAGAGACACTCACCTCGAGAAGGGGCACACATCATGGCACCGCAGGCCTACGATCGCGACAAAGCGCTGGAACTGGCACTGGCGCAGGTGGAGAAGAGCTTCGGTAAGGGCGCGGTCATGCGCCTGGGCGAGGAGACCCGCCAGCCGATCGCGGTGATCCCGACCGGGTCCATCGCACTCGACGTCGCGCTCGGTATCGGCGGGTTGCCGCGCGGTCGCGTCGTGGAGATCTACGGCCCGGAATCCTCGGGTAAGACCACCGTCGCGCTGCACGCCGTCGCGAACGCCCAGGCCGCGGGCGGTGTCGCCGCCTTCATCGACGCCGAGCACGCCCTCGATCCCGACTACGCCCGCAAGCTGGGCGTCGACACCGACGCGCTGCTGGTCTCCCAGCCCGATACCGGTGAGCAGGCCCTGGAGATCGCCGACATGCTGGTGCGCTCCGGTGCCATCGACATCCTCGTCATCGACTCCGTCGCCGCCCTGGTGCCGCGTGCGGAAATCGAGGGCGAGATGGGCGACAGCCACGTCGGCCTGCAGGCGCGCCTCATGAGCCAGGCGCTGCGCAAGATGACCGGTGCGCTCAGCAACTCCGGCACCACCGCCATCTTCATCAACCAGCTGCGCGAGAAGATCGGCGTCATGTTCGGCTCCCCGGAGACCACCACCGGTGGTAAGGCGCTGAAGTTCTACGCCTCGGTCCGCCTGGATGTGCGTCGCATCGAGACTCTCAAGGACGGCAGCGACGCGGTCGGCAACCGCACCCGCGTGAAGGTGGTCAAGAACAAGGTCGCTCCGCCGTTCAAGCAGGCCGAGTTCGACATCCTCTACGGTCAGGGCATCTCCAAGGAGGGCTCGCTCATCGACATGGGTGTCGAGCACGGCTTCATCCGCAAGTCCGGCTCCTGGTACACCTACGAGGGCGACCAGCTGGGCCAGGGCAAGGAGAATGCCCGCAAGTTCCTGCTGGAGAACACCGACGTGCGCGACGAGGTCGAGAAGAAGATCAAGGAGAAGCTGGGCATCGGCGCCGTACTGACCGCCGAGGCCGAAGCGCCCGCCGACTTCTGAGCCGATGACCACGCCGAGCCCCGGCGGGCACCACGACTCGGCCGACCCGGTCGAACAGATGCGCAGGCAGCTGGCTCGCCTCGGAATCGAGGTCGAGCCGGAGCCGCTGACGCCCGTGGAGGGCCGTGGTAGGGGTGCGGCCGATGAACTCGTCCGGTCGGCTCGTCGCAAGCGAGCCGACTCGGACGCGAGGAGGATTCGGTCGGGTGCGGGCGATCCGCAGCGCGCGCACCCGGCCGGATTCACCGATGGTGACAAACCACCGCATTCCGCTGCGCGGGTTGGTGATGATCATGAAGAGTGGGGGAGCGAGGATCGGCGACGATCCCGCGGCGCACGACGCGAACGCAGGTCCGCGCGGCGCGACGAAGTCTCCCTGTCGACCGTCGTCGGTGGTGACGACGGACGGCAGGCGGATCCGGTGGCGGCCGGATCCCAGCCGGGAGAGCCCGACAGGCGGGCCGGCGCACGCCGGCTCGCCCCGGGCGACCGTCCCGATGCCACCCTGGAGCAGGCGAAGGACGCGTGCCTGCGATTGCTCTCGGTGCGTGCTCGCAGCCGTGCCGAATTGGCGAAGCGCCTCGGTGAGAAGGGTTTCCGCGTCGAGGTGATCGAGGCCGCGCTGGAGCGGTTCACCGAAGTCGGCCTGATCAACGACGCCTCCTTCGCCGAACAGTGGGTGCACGAACGCCACACCTACTCCGGCCGGGGCAAAAAAGCTCTCCAGCGTGAGTTGCGGGAGAAAGGCGTGGCCCCGGGCGACGCCGAACAGGCATTGTCGATGGTGACCGATGCCGCCGAACACGCCCGCGCCGCCGACCTGGTCCGTCGCAAACTCCGCACCCTGCCGGCGACGCTGGACCGCGACAAGGCAGTCCGCCGACTCGTCGGCATGCTCGCCCGCCGCGGCTACGACCAGTCCACCGCCTTCGCCGTCGTCACCGTCGAGCTGGACGAGGCGGGCTTCGATCGCACGTCCGCCCGAGACGCGGCGGCCCGTGCGAAGAACGCGGAGCGCGACGCCGAGGAAAGGGATCCCGGAGAGCTCGCCGGCGAAATCGGCAGTGACACCGCGGAGCAGGATGACACCGCGGAGCCGGATGACACCGCGGAGCCGGCCGCGACTGCTGGCTATGCCTCACGCAGACCGATACCCGGCGACGAACAAGCCGCGATCGACCTGG
It includes:
- a CDS encoding HD domain-containing protein, which encodes MPHASIDTVDDLFALLEQCADAWDTADRTGDPVDILDHDRQCAQLLRRDFPDDEELQVAGLLHDIGHVLVPGDDAGHGRHGADAVRGLLGPRVARLIELHVTAKRFLAATDSTHAAGLSASSRRTLIAQGGPMTPAEAAAFRADPDCAAALALRRADDAGKVAGLEVAPIQDWRPVVERVAAGRR
- a CDS encoding glycosyltransferase, whose amino-acid sequence is MRIAVVAGPDPGHAFPAIALCLRLLAAGDEPVLFTGPRWLDQARSAGISVRKLKGLAPRPTDDDTDAGARIHERAAHIATENLPELSAMLPDLVVSDVLTAGGGMAAERLGLPWVELSPHPLYLPSKALPPIGSGLAPGEGVRGRMRDGVLRTMTARAVRTGHRQRSAARETIGLPAEDPGPAARLVATLPALEMDRPDWPDDTHVVGPLLWEPTDAVLPLPPGAAPLVMVAPSTAHTGVADMADIVLSGLAGLGVRVAISTLDTPPADLPEWATAGLGRQDELLTHAAVVVGGGGHGLLAKSLSAGVPVVTVPGGGDQWELANRAVRQGSSVLVRPLTPEAVGAAVRQVLDDPAFAAAARHAAAGLVEVEDPVQICHDAAKG
- a CDS encoding DUF3046 domain-containing protein → MRLTEFQELMHTEFGVARADAMLTDHVIPQLGRTGAVAIDNGVDPRDVWRALCADFDVPPNRW
- a CDS encoding phosphotransferase, encoding MAVTTQNSDTRPYRFDERLRMIPVDAETLAARVAVADPHDFPGLRRLGIALMLLGRYDEALDRLDQALELADTEQRRITVWINLADVYRYQGEPGHAEILYRRALHASRALDPELVSFAAHHLGKSLAEQHRPLEARELLNEAMRLRVADGDSELIESTRAAIDHLDELALPLPPVIEELLGPVPEWSDDHEGCDGNLVRSGEYWIKRGPRAVAEHARLTWLRDNGIAVPEVVAFAEDVLVLADAGGSLAGQTDPAEAGAQMGRALRSLHDLPVPNCPFTGGLDDTLARARRHVVEGFVDTTDFDDDHRGLSPAAILERLRERRPAVEDLVVTHGDFTPGNVLTGGVLIDVAALGPGDRYRDLALAERDLSGDFGATAVAAFYAAYGLAEPDRAKLDYYRLLDELF
- a CDS encoding CGNR zinc finger domain-containing protein; translated protein: MRDPRPHTGEPPALDLLNTRWAGAEPGDLLADLDGLRRWLELLELADRVPADDHTLTALHTARAAVHDAVTRADHTALNRVLDHGRIRRQLTDEGPRDIPEVDDPAWLPGWLAADNLLHLIAQAPHRIRQCAHPDCVLFFYDTSKNGTRRWHSMATCGNRTKAARHYAKTS
- a CDS encoding VOC family protein; this encodes MTTVAAPVLTTGHIGLNVADLDRSVDFYRRGLGFEQLGTGADGEQRWAFLGRDGALILTLWQQSNGEFSTSTPGLHHLSFQVDDVDTVRVVESALRALDAEFFHDGVVAHGEGASSGGIFFADPDGIRLEVFAPLGADAAPAPAGPAPTCGFF
- a CDS encoding pyridoxamine 5'-phosphate oxidase family protein, with translation MFHSGELAVQRRMGQADVAARVGRSIRTGIPAVAASFLAEQSMVVLGAADPAGRLWASPLTGPAGFVHALDEATIDIDTLPGSADPLSVALAGDVEVGLIALQPQRRRRMRVNGTSVVREGGMRITTEQVYANCPKYISRRQIREFVTAGEPGPVTRGTALTSAAVAMVRAADTFFVATADGDGHADASHRGGNPGFLRVLSPTRLRWPDYRGNSMFMTLGNLAVQPRCGLLVADWSTGALLQLTGRAELVWDTAGLTAGSQCAVDFTVEEAVERPGALAVRWGPPELSPNNP
- a CDS encoding nuclear transport factor 2 family protein, whose product is MRPPLPPFDLDSARAKVLAAENAWNTRDPERVAAAYTEDSVWRNRDEFFTGRAAIVDFLTRKWSAENGYALRKDLWAFHDNRIAVRFQYEWHDESGQWWRSYGNEQWEFAPDGRMARREASINDVPIEQSQRRIFGPRAEGDDSVLPRH
- the recA gene encoding recombinase RecA, producing MAPQAYDRDKALELALAQVEKSFGKGAVMRLGEETRQPIAVIPTGSIALDVALGIGGLPRGRVVEIYGPESSGKTTVALHAVANAQAAGGVAAFIDAEHALDPDYARKLGVDTDALLVSQPDTGEQALEIADMLVRSGAIDILVIDSVAALVPRAEIEGEMGDSHVGLQARLMSQALRKMTGALSNSGTTAIFINQLREKIGVMFGSPETTTGGKALKFYASVRLDVRRIETLKDGSDAVGNRTRVKVVKNKVAPPFKQAEFDILYGQGISKEGSLIDMGVEHGFIRKSGSWYTYEGDQLGQGKENARKFLLENTDVRDEVEKKIKEKLGIGAVLTAEAEAPADF